The Pseudomonas cucumis sequence ATGCTCACTGGCAGCCACAACCCGTCGAACTACAACGGCTTCAAGATCGTCATTGCCGGCGACACGCTGGCCAACGAACAGATCCAGGCCCTGCACGAACGCCTCAAGACCAACAACCTGAGCAGCGGCAAGGGCAGCATCACCAAGGTCGAGATCCTCGACCGCTACAACACTGAAATCGTCCAGGACATCAAACTCGCCCGCCGCCTGAAAGTGGTGGTCGATTGCGGCAACGGCGCGGCCGGTGTGATCGCCCCGCAGCTGATCGAAGCCCTGAACTGCGAAGTCATCCCGCTGTTCTGCGAAGTCGATGGCAACTTCCCGAATCACCATCCGGACCCGGGCAAGCCTGAAAACCTCGTGGACCTGATCGCCAAGGTCAAGGAAACCAACGCCGACCTGGGCCTGGCTTTCGACGGCGACGGTGACCGTGTAGGTGTCGTCACCAACACCGGCAGCATCGTCTTCCCTGATCGCCTGTTGATGCTGTTCGCCCGCGACGTCGTGGCGCGCAACCCGAACGCGGAAATCATCTTCGACGTCAAATGCACCCGTCGCCTGATTCCGCTGATCAAGGAATACGGCGGTCGTCCACTGATGTGGAAAACAGGTCACTCGCTGATCAAAAAGAAAATGAAACAATCCGGCGCCCTGTTGGCCGGCGAGATGAGCGGGCACATCTTCTTCAAGGAACGCTGGTTCGGTTTCGACGACGGTATCTATGCCGCCGCGCGGCTGCTGGAGATCCTCAGCAAGGAAAAATCCACCGCGGAAGAGCTGTTCGCGACCTTCCCGAACGATATTTCTACGCCAGAGATCAATATCCATGTGACCGAAGAGAGCAAATTCAGCATCATTGATGCACTGCACGATGCGCAATGGGGTGAAGGCGCCGACCTGACCACCATTGACGGCGTGCGAGTCGACTATGCCAAAGGCTGGGGCCTGGTTCGCGCCTCCAACACCACACCGGTGCTGGTGCTGCGCTTCGAGGCCGATGACGAGGCTGAATTGCAGCGCATCAAGGATGTGTTCCACGTCCAGCTGAAGCGCGTTGCACCTGATCTCCAATTACCGTTTTGATCTATTGAAGCACCCGGAGCCCTGAATGACCCTCGAACGCGAAGCCGCCGCCAACACCGCCAAGGTCCTGTCCGAAGCGCTGCCTTACATTCGCCGCTATGTCGGCAAGACGCTGGTGATCAAATACGGCGGCAACGCGATGGAAAGCGAGGAGCTGAAAACCGGCTTCGCCCGCGACATCGTGCTGATGAAAGCCGTGGGCATCAACCCGGTGGTGGTTCACGGCGGCGGCCCGCAAATCGGCGACCTGCTCAAGCGTCTGTCGATCGAGAGCCACTTCATCGATGGCATGCGCGTGACTGACGCGCAGACCATGGACGTGGTGGAAATGGTCCTCGGCGGCCAGGTCAACAAGGACATCGTCAACCTGATCAACCGTCATGGCGGCAGCGCCATCGGCCTGACCGGTAAAGACGCCGAGCTGATTCGCGCGAAAAAACTCACTGTTACCCGTCAGACGCCGGAAATGACTCAGCCGGAAATCATCGATATTGGCCAAGTGGGCGAAGTGGTCGGCATCAACACCGACCTGCTGAACCTGCTGGTCAAAGGCGATTTCATTCCGGTGATCGCGCCAATCGGCGTCGGCGCCAACGGCGAGTCATACAACATCAACGCCGATCTGGTGGCCGGTAAAGTGGCCGAAGCGCTGAAGGCTGAAAAGCTGATGCTGCTGACCAATATCGCCGGCCTGATGGACAAGTCGGGCACGGTTCTGACCGGCCTGACGACTCAACAGGTCGACGACCTGATCGCCGACGGCACTATCTACGGCGGCATGCTGCCGAAGATTCGCTGCGCGCTGGAAGCGGTACAAGGCGGCGTGGGTAGCTCGTTGATCATCGATGGTCGGGTGCCGAACGCGATTCTGCTGGAAATCTTCACCGATACCGGTGTGGGCACTTTGATCAGCAATCGCAAGCGTCACTGATTCAAACCTTAAAAAGATCGCAGCCTTCGGCAGCTCCTGGAACGGCGGATTTTCGGATGTACGAAAACCCTGTAGGAGCTGACGAAGTCTGCGATCTTTTTTATGCGCGCAGGAAACGCCTGACCTGACTAAGCGAAACATCCGACATCGCGAAGGAAGCAATCTGCATAGGATCTCCCCGTACCCACAGGAGAATTACCCCATGCAAAAAGACTATGTCCCCTATGGCAGTGATGTTTCACCTGGCACCTATGCCTGCGTCGATTGCGGTCATGAGTACTCGAACCAGGCCAAGACCTCGATGCCGCCGTGCCCGCAAATCCGGAAAACCCCACACACCCGTCATGGCTGGAAAACTCTTACAGGTCAGGGCGATGCCGCTATTGATCCGTACCCAGAGAAAGCCAATAAACCCGTGGGGATCAAAAAGGCCGCGACACTCAGCAGCACCAGCAAAAAATAATCCTGGCGGACTGAGCCATGTAGATCTCGTTCACGATCGACGCCCAGACGTCATTAAGACTGCGCTGACAAAAAAGACCCCGCTCAGACTGGCTGAGCGGGGTCTTTTTTTGCTTTCGATCCCTGTGACAATCCACCTAGTGTGGCGAGGGAGCTTGCTCCCGCTTGAGTGCGCAGCACTCACAAGGATTATGGTCAGACGCCGAATTGGGCGCGGTAGGCTTCAACTGCCGGCAGGTGTTGCTTGAGCTGGGGATCGTCCGCCAGGAACTCGAGAACCTGGTTCAGCGAAACAATGCTGATCACCGGGATGCCGAAGTCACGCTCCACTTCCTGGATGGCCGACAATTCGCCGTTGCCACGCTCCTGACGATTCAGGGCGATTAATACGCCCGCGGCTTTGGCGCCGTCCTGGGAAGCGATGATCTGCATCACCTCGCGGATCGCCGTGCCTGCGGTAATCACGTCGTCGATGATCAGCACGTCGCCGGTCAATGGCGCGCCAACCAGGCTGCCGCCTTCGCCGTGGGCCTTGGCTTCCTTGCGGTTGAAGCACCATGGCAGATCTCGGCCATGATGTTCGGCCAGCGCCACGGCGGTAGTCGCCGCCAACGGGATGCCTTTGTAAGCCGGGCCGAACAGCACATCGAACGAAATACCGCTCTCGACGATGGCTGCCGCGTAGAAACGCCCCAGCTGCGCCAGGGCAGAACCGGAGTTGAACAGGCCGGCATTGAAGAAGTAAGGACTGGTGCGCCCGGACTTCAGGGTGAACTCACCGAAGCGCAAAACGCCACGATCAATGGCAAAACGAATGAAGTCGCGCTGATACGCTTGCATGAAAAAAACCCCAAATACCACGGATTTAGCTAATTAGGTAGACGCCGTGTATCATACCCGCACGCGATTTTTGGGGCCACTTAT is a genomic window containing:
- the pyrE gene encoding orotate phosphoribosyltransferase codes for the protein MQAYQRDFIRFAIDRGVLRFGEFTLKSGRTSPYFFNAGLFNSGSALAQLGRFYAAAIVESGISFDVLFGPAYKGIPLAATTAVALAEHHGRDLPWCFNRKEAKAHGEGGSLVGAPLTGDVLIIDDVITAGTAIREVMQIIASQDGAKAAGVLIALNRQERGNGELSAIQEVERDFGIPVISIVSLNQVLEFLADDPQLKQHLPAVEAYRAQFGV
- a CDS encoding zinc ribbon-containing protein, which produces MQKDYVPYGSDVSPGTYACVDCGHEYSNQAKTSMPPCPQIRKTPHTRHGWKTLTGQGDAAIDPYPEKANKPVGIKKAATLSSTSKK
- the argB gene encoding acetylglutamate kinase, with translation MTLEREAAANTAKVLSEALPYIRRYVGKTLVIKYGGNAMESEELKTGFARDIVLMKAVGINPVVVHGGGPQIGDLLKRLSIESHFIDGMRVTDAQTMDVVEMVLGGQVNKDIVNLINRHGGSAIGLTGKDAELIRAKKLTVTRQTPEMTQPEIIDIGQVGEVVGINTDLLNLLVKGDFIPVIAPIGVGANGESYNINADLVAGKVAEALKAEKLMLLTNIAGLMDKSGTVLTGLTTQQVDDLIADGTIYGGMLPKIRCALEAVQGGVGSSLIIDGRVPNAILLEIFTDTGVGTLISNRKRH